One window of Microbacterium sediminis genomic DNA carries:
- a CDS encoding MurR/RpiR family transcriptional regulator has protein sequence MAMLGAPELSVVARVRAAAAALGPSEGRVAAVVIARPHEVVSWSTADLAQAAETSTATVIRACQSLGFRGFQHLRLELARSAPLAPREGDDIVASTFHDAAAALRLAQERVDPGLIERAADAIRGARRVVLVGNGFSGPPLQDFAMRLSTLGRPVEAPIDAQAQQFVVHGMGEGDLCVALSYSGANVQTLRACTAATDRRVPVVAITSFARSPLGRVADLLIATGPAGEAHDVDPFLARLGHTVVLHALHSALSRSARPAEVADMRHVVADALADD, from the coding sequence ATGGCGATGCTGGGGGCACCGGAGCTGAGCGTCGTGGCGCGCGTGCGCGCCGCCGCCGCGGCGCTCGGCCCCAGCGAGGGACGCGTGGCGGCCGTGGTGATCGCCCGGCCGCACGAGGTGGTCTCGTGGTCGACGGCCGACCTGGCGCAGGCCGCCGAGACCTCCACCGCCACCGTCATCCGCGCGTGCCAGAGCCTGGGCTTCCGCGGGTTCCAGCATCTGCGTCTCGAGCTCGCCCGCTCGGCGCCGCTGGCCCCGCGGGAGGGCGACGACATCGTCGCGAGCACGTTCCACGACGCCGCGGCGGCGCTGCGGCTCGCGCAGGAGCGAGTGGACCCCGGGCTCATCGAGCGGGCGGCCGACGCGATCCGCGGTGCGCGGCGCGTCGTGCTCGTCGGCAACGGCTTCTCCGGCCCGCCGCTGCAGGACTTCGCGATGCGGCTGAGCACCCTCGGGCGGCCGGTCGAGGCGCCGATCGACGCCCAGGCGCAGCAGTTCGTCGTACACGGCATGGGGGAGGGCGACCTCTGCGTGGCGCTGAGCTACTCGGGCGCCAACGTGCAGACGCTGCGCGCGTGCACCGCAGCCACCGATCGTCGCGTGCCCGTCGTGGCGATCACGAGCTTCGCGCGCTCGCCGCTGGGCCGCGTGGCGGACCTGCTCATCGCCACGGGCCCCGCGGGCGAGGCGCACGACGTCGATCCGTTCCTCGCGCGGCTCGGGCACACCGTCGTGCTGCACGCGCTGCACTCGGCCCTCTCGCGCTCGGCGCGGCCGGCGGAGGTCGCCGACATGCGGCATGTCGTGGCCGACGCGCTCGCCGACGACTGA
- a CDS encoding tyrosine-protein phosphatase, translated as MIELDVDGLFNVRADADARPWIVRSGAPDAVTPRGAEQLRALGVTAIVDLREPSERRPARHGFPVVAVPLYGEAPPIEGRLEHIYEALLRDRGEALASAVAAIADAEGAALVHCTAGKDRTGLVVALAQRAVGRGEDEVVADYALSGAHVRPVREEIALAHAAEGAEADRAETLRLHLDSPPEAIRHALAVIDELGGAAAYLRAHGLGEEQLEALRAKASTVGAMRR; from the coding sequence ATGATCGAGCTCGACGTCGACGGCCTCTTCAACGTCCGCGCCGACGCCGACGCGCGCCCCTGGATCGTCCGCTCGGGCGCCCCAGATGCCGTCACCCCGCGCGGTGCCGAGCAGCTGCGCGCCCTCGGCGTGACGGCGATCGTCGATCTGCGCGAGCCGTCGGAGCGCCGGCCCGCCCGGCACGGCTTCCCGGTGGTCGCGGTGCCGCTGTACGGCGAGGCGCCGCCGATCGAGGGGCGGCTCGAGCACATCTACGAGGCGCTGCTGCGCGACCGGGGCGAGGCGCTCGCGAGCGCGGTCGCCGCCATCGCCGACGCCGAGGGGGCCGCCCTCGTGCACTGCACGGCGGGCAAGGATCGCACCGGCCTGGTCGTCGCCCTCGCCCAGCGCGCGGTGGGCCGCGGCGAGGACGAGGTCGTGGCCGACTACGCGCTGTCGGGCGCGCACGTGCGGCCGGTGCGCGAGGAGATCGCGCTCGCGCACGCCGCCGAGGGCGCCGAGGCCGACCGCGCCGAGACGCTGCGGCTGCACCTCGACAGCCCGCCCGAGGCGATCCGCCACGCCCTCGCCGTGATCGATGAGCTCGGCGGCGCCGCCGCGTACCTGCGCGCCCACGGGCTGGGCGAGGAGCAGCTCGAGGCGCTGCGGGCCAAGGCCTCGACCGTGGGGGCGATGCGCCGATGA
- a CDS encoding metallophosphoesterase family protein — protein MSRATGRLTVLHLSDVHITRDGRLYDRVDGVARLRSVADYVTRTGITPEAIVVTGDLIERGHGDAYERVRAAFDDLELTAGTPVLSVLGNHDEPARAHVLRGHEHGHHRVALVEDLRFLLLDSSRGELGAEQIAWIRAVLREPHGVGTVVALHHPPLGSPMPVLARAGLRDAEAFLDAIAGTDVRTVLAGHFHHPMSATLRDIPISVGPALSYHQVMDAGPDHVSGHDRAMFSLVHLMPGGVSATSIGLEHPDPLFTSPITR, from the coding sequence ATGAGCAGGGCGACCGGGCGCCTCACGGTGCTCCACCTCAGCGACGTGCACATCACGCGCGACGGCCGTCTCTACGATCGCGTCGACGGCGTGGCACGCCTGCGCTCGGTGGCGGACTACGTGACCCGCACCGGCATCACCCCCGAGGCGATCGTCGTCACGGGCGACCTCATCGAGCGCGGCCACGGCGACGCCTACGAGCGGGTGCGCGCGGCGTTCGACGACCTCGAGCTCACGGCGGGCACGCCCGTGCTCAGCGTGCTGGGCAACCACGACGAGCCGGCCCGCGCGCACGTGCTGCGCGGCCACGAGCACGGCCATCATCGCGTGGCCCTCGTGGAGGATCTGCGCTTCCTGCTGCTGGACTCCTCGCGCGGCGAGCTCGGCGCCGAGCAGATCGCGTGGATCCGCGCGGTGCTGCGCGAGCCGCACGGCGTCGGCACCGTGGTCGCGCTGCACCACCCGCCGCTGGGCTCGCCCATGCCGGTCCTGGCCCGCGCGGGCCTGCGTGACGCCGAGGCCTTCCTCGACGCCATCGCCGGCACCGACGTGCGCACGGTGCTCGCCGGGCACTTCCATCACCCCATGTCGGCGACGCTGCGCGACATCCCCATCTCCGTCGGGCCCGCGCTGTCGTACCACCAGGTGATGGACGCCGGTCCCGATCACGTCAGCGGGCACGATCGCGCGATGTTCTCGCTCGTGCACCTCATGCCCGGGGGAGTGTCGGCCACCAGCATCGGCCTCGAGCACCCCGATCCGCTCTTCACCTCTCCGATCACCCGATGA